Genomic segment of Streptomyces alboniger:
AGGCCTCGCGAGTCCCGGCACCGGAGGCCCGGTGAAACCCGGGACCGGAGTGCAACGGAACCTCACCCTCGTGTGCAGCGTCCTCGGCGCCATGATCGTCGCCCTGGACGGCACGGTACTGACCATCGTGCAGCCCGCTCTCCAGCGCGATCTGGACGCCTCCTTCGCGCAGGTGCAGTGGACCAGTACCGGATACCTGATCGCGGTGGCGAGCCTGCTGGTCTTCGCGGGGCGGCTCGGCGACCGGTACGGGCACCGGCGGCTCTTCGCCGTCGGGACGCTCGGCTTCGCGCTCGCCTCCGCGGGCATCGGTCTCGCGTCCGGCGTCGGCTGGGTGATCGGGCTGCGCGTCGCCCAGGGTGTCTTCGGCGCGCTGTTGCAGCCCGCGACGCTCGGGATGCTGCGGGCCGCGTTCCCGCCGGACAGGCTCGGGATGCCGATCGCCGTGCGGACCAGTGCGATCGGCCTCGCTGCGGCGGCGGGGCCGGTGCTCGGCGGGGCGCTCGCGACGCATCTCGGGTGGCGCTCGGTGTTCTTCCTGAGCGTCGTGCCCGCGCTCGTGATCGGCGTACTCGCACTGGTGGTCCGCGTGCCCGCGCCGCCCCGGAAGGGGCCCGCGCCCGGACTCGATCTGCCCGGCGCCGGGCTGCTCGCGGTGGCGCTCGCCTGCCTGGTGCACACGCTGGTCGGCGTCGCGGAGACCGGCTGGACGGCGGCCACCACGCTCGGCTTCGGCGCCGCGGCGGTCACCGCGGCCGCGTTCGTCCGGCATGAGCGCCGTGCCGCGAGTCCGCTGGTGCCGCCCCGCCTGGTCGCCTTGCCCGCGGTGGGCCCCGCGCTCGGCGTGCTGGTGGCGGCGTCCGCGGCGATGCTCGGGGCGCTGTTCGTGGCGACGTACTTCCTGCAAGAGGTCCTGGAACTCGATCCGCTGCGAAGCGCGCTGAGGGCGCTGCCGCTCGCGCTGATGATGGTGGTGTGCGCGCCGTACGGGGCGGTGCTGCTGCGGCGGCACGGGCCGCGGCGGACCATCACGGCCGCGATGGTGGTGCTCACCCTCGGCGTCCTCACCCTGTCCCGTCTGGACCGGGCGTCCGGGCCGCTGCTGATGGGCGGCGGGTTCCTGCTGGTCGGCGCGGGCTTCGGCACGGTGATGGTCGCCGCGACCGCGGTCGTCGTACGGCATGCCCCGGTGGCGGACGCCGGGGTGGCGGGCGGTCTCCAGCAGACCGCGATGAACGTGGGCCCGACGCTGGGCATCGCCCTGGCGACCACGCTGATGACGACCTTCGCGGGGCGCGGCGGGGGCCCTCACGGGAACTCTCAGTGGACCGACACCGCGTTCCTCACGGCGATGGACCCGACGCTGTCGGCCCTGTCGGCGGTGGCGGCACTCGGCGCGCTGACGGCGACGAGGCTGCCGCGGCGTGCCCGGGGAACAGGCAGCCAAGGCCCCCTGCCCGCCAGGGCACCGCGCCCGACGGCCGACTCCGCGTCACGCGGATAGGGCCTGGCCGCGCCGGATCGGCCCACGACCGGGGCATGGCCGTGTTCCGGGGCGGGTGAGCTGGGTCGGCAGCGGGGACCGCTAACCGCCCGGCCCGCGCCGCCCGCCACACCCGGCCGCGCCAGCCAGCGCCGCTCCCCCGCCGGGTCGTCCGCGTCGGGCAGCCACCGCGAGGGCGTCGCCGTCGCGCTGGAGGGCGCGCTCCCGACCCGGGGCGCAGGCGGACGCGGCACCGGGGGCCGATCCCGTGAGCAGCGCCGCGGCCGTCAGCCCCGCCCGTCTGCTGATCCCGGTCATCGGGCCGCCTCCGGCTTCGGGCAGGTGAGGTCCGCGGCGGGCAGCTTCCCGTCGCGCAGATAGGTGTTGACGGCCCGGTCGGCGCACGGGACGGGGGTGAGGCCGTCGTTGCCGCGTCCGTACACGCCGTGCGCGCGGATGTCGGCCGTCAGGAGACGTGACCCGGTGAGCCTGCGGTGCAGGGCGAGGGCGCCCTCATAGGGGACGTTGTTGTCGTGGCGGGCCTGGAGCAGCAGGACGGGCACGTCATTGCCGATCCTCGTGCCGGGTTCGCGGGGCTCGCCACGCCAGAACGCGCACGGCGCGATCATGCCGTTGACGTAGGGGCCGAACACCGGCTGGGCAGCCCGGCTGCGCTGCATGTTCTGCCAGTACGTCTCCGGGTTCTTCGGCCAGCCGCCGGCGGGCCACCCGCCGTCCCCGCACATGAAGATCGCGCCACCGGTCATGCTGCTCTCCAGCTCCGGTGAGGCGAGCAGTTCGAGGAGTCCGGCGAGCGCGGGCCCCGGCTCGACCTCCTCACCCGCGGCCGCCTTCTTCAAGTCCGCTGCCACACTCTTCAGTTGGGGGTCGTTCTCCTCGTGCTGGACGAGCTGCTTGAAGATCATCCGCAGGAGAGGGGCGTTGAGTCGCTGCCCCTTCACGGGGATGGGGCGCTGCTCGGCCCGGCGCAGCAACGCCCGTACGTCGTCCCGCACTTGGCCGTCGAGCGCCGCCTCCGCGGGCGCGCCCGACCGCTGGAACAGCTCGTACTGCGTGGCCGCCGGGTCGGTCGAGGAGTCCAGGACGACACGGTCGGCGCGGCGCGGGAACAGCTGGGTGTAGACGGCGCCCAGGTCCGCGCCGTACGAGACTCCGTAGTACGAGAGTTTCCGCTCGCCGAGTGCGGCGCGGATCGCGTCCATGTCGCGGGCGACGTTGCGGGTCGAGGCGTGCGGGAGCAGATCGGCGTTGCCGCCGTGCTCCTGGCAGCGGCGGGCGGTGTCGCGCGCCGCCCGCACCGAGGCGTCGAAGTCCGCGCGCGGGGTGGTGGTGGGCCCGGGCGGCACCGGGCGCGGGGCGGCGCCGCAGGTGAGCGGGGTGCTCTCGCCGAGGAAACGGGGGTCGAAGCCGATCAGGTCGTAGCGGTCGGCCACATCCTCCAGCGCCGGGCGCAGGGCGAGGGTGTGGGCGAGTCCGGTGCCGCCGGGGCCGCCCGGGTTGGAGAGCAGGATGCCGCGCCGCTCGGGCGACCTCGCCTTGATACGGGAGATGGCGATCCGGATCGTACGGCCGCCGGGGTCGGCGTGGTCGAGCGGCACGGTCACCTTCGCGCACTGCGCGCCCGCCTCGTTCAGCTCCTTCTGGTCGGCGGGGCAACGACCCCAACCGAGCGCCGACGAGGGTAATTTGGGTGGCTCGGCGGGTCCGGGCGCGGCCACTGCGCCGCCGGCGAGGAGTCCGGCCAGGCCCAGGCCAGCGGCGACTGCTGACGCGACGCGCATCGTGCGTGCTCCTTGGGTTCGGCGGCGGTCGCACCGGCCGGGCGGCCGGGCGCTCGATCACCACGCTAGGGACCCGGGCGCGGGCCGGCCATCGGGCCAGTGGGCCGAAGATCCCTGGGGAAAACCCCCGTACAGACGCCGCCGCTCCGCCGCCTTGACCTGGAGTCCGCTCCAACTCCTAAGGTCAGGACCGACCACGGAGCACCAGCCAGGAGGTACCACCATGACCAGCCTTCCCACCCGCCGGCTCGGCGCGCTGACGGTCTCCGCGCAGGGACTTGGATGCATGGGGATGAGCCACGCCTACGGCACGTCGGACGACACCCAGTCGATCGGGACGATCCACCGCGCCCTCGACCTCGGCGTCACCCTGCTCGACACCTCCGACTTCTACGGCAACGGCCACAACGAGGAACTGATAGGCCGCGCCCTCGCGGGCCCGCGCCGCGAACAGGCCGTCGTCGCCACGAAGTTCGGCTTCGCCAACGCCCTCGGCGAGCCGCTGCACATCCGGGGCGACGCCGCCTACGTACACCAGGCGTGCGACGCCTCGCTGCGGCGGCTCGGGGTCGACCACATCGACCTGTACTACGTGCACCGGGTCGACAAGACCGTACCGATCGAGGAGACCGTCGGCGCGATGGCCGAGCTGGTCGCGGCGGGCAAGGTGCGCCACCTCGGGCTCTCCGAGGCCAGTGCGCGCACGATCCGGCGGGCGCACGCCGTGCATCCGATCGCCGCGTTGCAGAGCGAGTGGTCGCTGTGGACCAGGGACCTGGAGGGGGAGATCGCGCCCGTCTGCCGCGAACTCGGCATCGGCCTCGTGCCGTTCTCGCCGCTCGGGCGCGGCTTCCTCACCGGCCGCTACACCTCGCTCGACGCGCTCTCCGAGAACGATCTGCGGCGCACCCAGCCCCGCTTCGCCGACGGCAACCTGGAGCGGAACCTGTCGATCGTGGACGCCCTGAACGCGCTCGCCGCCGAGAAGGGCGTCACCGCCGGGCAGCTCGCGCTCGCCTGGGTGCAGCACCGCGGCGACGACGTCGTACCGATCCCCGGCACGCGCCGCGAGAAGTACCTGGAGGAGAACGTCGCCGCCGCCACGATCGAGCTGTCCGCCGACGACCTCGCGGCGATCGACGCGGCGGCGCCCGCGGACGGGGTGGCGGGCACGCGGTACGACGAGGGCAGCATGTCGGTGGTCGACAAGTAGGGGCCGGCCGCCGGGGAACGGCAGGCCGCCGGCCCACGTAGCCTGCTGGTATGCCCTTCCCCCACCCCGTACCGGAGGCCCTGACCCATCTCGCGGGCGAGTGGCGCGTGACCCGCACGGTCCGCGACCTCGCCGACGGGTCCGAGGGCCGCTTCTCCGGTACGACGCTCTTCTCGCCGCTGCCCGCCCCGGACGAGGGCGGGCTCCTCCACCACGAGTCCGGCGTCTTCACCTG
This window contains:
- a CDS encoding MFS transporter — encoded protein: MIVALDGTVLTIVQPALQRDLDASFAQVQWTSTGYLIAVASLLVFAGRLGDRYGHRRLFAVGTLGFALASAGIGLASGVGWVIGLRVAQGVFGALLQPATLGMLRAAFPPDRLGMPIAVRTSAIGLAAAAGPVLGGALATHLGWRSVFFLSVVPALVIGVLALVVRVPAPPRKGPAPGLDLPGAGLLAVALACLVHTLVGVAETGWTAATTLGFGAAAVTAAAFVRHERRAASPLVPPRLVALPAVGPALGVLVAASAAMLGALFVATYFLQEVLELDPLRSALRALPLALMMVVCAPYGAVLLRRHGPRRTITAAMVVLTLGVLTLSRLDRASGPLLMGGGFLLVGAGFGTVMVAATAVVVRHAPVADAGVAGGLQQTAMNVGPTLGIALATTLMTTFAGRGGGPHGNSQWTDTAFLTAMDPTLSALSAVAALGALTATRLPRRARGTGSQGPLPARAPRPTADSASRG
- a CDS encoding alpha/beta hydrolase, which codes for MRVASAVAAGLGLAGLLAGGAVAAPGPAEPPKLPSSALGWGRCPADQKELNEAGAQCAKVTVPLDHADPGGRTIRIAISRIKARSPERRGILLSNPGGPGGTGLAHTLALRPALEDVADRYDLIGFDPRFLGESTPLTCGAAPRPVPPGPTTTPRADFDASVRAARDTARRCQEHGGNADLLPHASTRNVARDMDAIRAALGERKLSYYGVSYGADLGAVYTQLFPRRADRVVLDSSTDPAATQYELFQRSGAPAEAALDGQVRDDVRALLRRAEQRPIPVKGQRLNAPLLRMIFKQLVQHEENDPQLKSVAADLKKAAAGEEVEPGPALAGLLELLASPELESSMTGGAIFMCGDGGWPAGGWPKNPETYWQNMQRSRAAQPVFGPYVNGMIAPCAFWRGEPREPGTRIGNDVPVLLLQARHDNNVPYEGALALHRRLTGSRLLTADIRAHGVYGRGNDGLTPVPCADRAVNTYLRDGKLPAADLTCPKPEAAR
- a CDS encoding aldo/keto reductase, which translates into the protein MTSLPTRRLGALTVSAQGLGCMGMSHAYGTSDDTQSIGTIHRALDLGVTLLDTSDFYGNGHNEELIGRALAGPRREQAVVATKFGFANALGEPLHIRGDAAYVHQACDASLRRLGVDHIDLYYVHRVDKTVPIEETVGAMAELVAAGKVRHLGLSEASARTIRRAHAVHPIAALQSEWSLWTRDLEGEIAPVCRELGIGLVPFSPLGRGFLTGRYTSLDALSENDLRRTQPRFADGNLERNLSIVDALNALAAEKGVTAGQLALAWVQHRGDDVVPIPGTRREKYLEENVAAATIELSADDLAAIDAAAPADGVAGTRYDEGSMSVVDK